The Streptomyces achromogenes genome window below encodes:
- a CDS encoding NADH-quinone oxidoreductase subunit NuoF family protein: MNEALPDVPEVRVVGLPQLTSGFDLVERLDLPMHLKVHGPLEPLGGEALAKLSENINLKGRGGAGFPFHKKLRSVAEAAIKRGVRPVVVVNGSEDEPACRKDTVLINRAPHLILDGALLVAEALGARTLVVGVTRESTQRSMEAALSERGLSNGRRSALKAFVQRNPIRMVTGAAASLIRSIDGGPPIPPGRKVSASQNGVGGAPTLLSNAETFAQLAIAARIGPERYGNTGLYDEPGTVMLTVSGAVARPMVIEVPTGVPLRYVLQLAGAPPVPQGVLTGGYHGKWIDAATVNEAVVSRNSLDAVGGALGAGAILPISQETCPLGESLRVAQWLADESAGQCGPCYLGLPAAARGLEDIINGGGPAALEALKQVAKNVKRRGACSHPDGSAMFLESTIKAFTDDLAAHVLGNGCGRPVEGVLPLFEAGMAPAAITSGRAPEESGSSRQKIFVDWTLCRGHGLCADILPEVFQLGADGFPTVAQAKVPEYAEAKALRAVRRCPALALRIEEDTRAQAPARNLPVLSQGRGRRALGR, encoded by the coding sequence GTGAACGAGGCCCTGCCCGACGTCCCAGAAGTCCGCGTGGTCGGTCTTCCTCAACTCACGTCGGGTTTCGACCTTGTCGAGAGACTTGACCTGCCCATGCACCTGAAGGTGCACGGGCCGCTGGAACCCCTGGGCGGAGAAGCCCTCGCGAAGCTCTCCGAGAACATCAACCTGAAGGGTCGCGGCGGCGCGGGCTTCCCCTTCCACAAGAAGCTGCGCTCGGTCGCCGAGGCCGCGATCAAACGCGGCGTACGACCGGTCGTCGTCGTCAACGGCAGCGAGGACGAACCGGCCTGCCGCAAGGACACGGTGCTCATCAACCGTGCCCCGCACCTCATCCTGGACGGCGCGCTGCTCGTAGCGGAGGCGCTGGGTGCCCGCACGCTCGTGGTGGGGGTCACCCGCGAATCCACTCAGCGCTCCATGGAGGCCGCGCTCTCCGAACGCGGGCTCAGCAACGGCCGCAGGTCGGCTCTGAAGGCATTCGTCCAGCGCAACCCGATCCGCATGGTCACCGGTGCCGCCGCGTCGCTGATCCGCTCCATCGACGGCGGTCCGCCGATCCCGCCCGGCCGCAAGGTCAGCGCCTCGCAGAACGGCGTCGGCGGCGCGCCCACCCTCCTCTCCAACGCCGAGACGTTCGCCCAGCTGGCCATCGCCGCCCGCATCGGCCCGGAGCGGTACGGCAACACCGGCCTGTACGACGAGCCGGGCACCGTCATGTTGACGGTCTCCGGCGCGGTCGCCCGCCCGATGGTGATCGAGGTCCCCACCGGCGTGCCGCTGCGCTACGTCCTCCAGCTCGCGGGCGCCCCGCCGGTGCCCCAGGGCGTGCTGACCGGCGGCTACCACGGCAAGTGGATCGACGCGGCGACGGTCAACGAGGCGGTCGTCTCCCGCAACTCGCTCGACGCGGTGGGCGGGGCGCTCGGCGCCGGCGCGATCCTGCCGATCAGCCAGGAGACGTGCCCGCTGGGTGAGTCCCTGCGCGTGGCGCAATGGCTGGCCGACGAGAGCGCGGGGCAGTGCGGCCCCTGCTACCTCGGCCTGCCGGCCGCCGCGCGCGGCCTGGAGGACATCATCAACGGCGGCGGCCCGGCCGCCCTGGAGGCGCTCAAGCAGGTCGCGAAGAACGTCAAGCGGCGCGGCGCCTGCTCGCACCCGGACGGCTCCGCGATGTTCCTGGAGTCGACCATCAAGGCGTTCACCGACGACCTCGCCGCCCACGTCCTCGGCAACGGCTGCGGACGGCCCGTGGAGGGCGTTCTGCCGCTCTTCGAGGCGGGCATGGCACCCGCGGCCATCACGAGCGGCAGAGCGCCGGAGGAGAGCGGCTCGAGCCGCCAGAAGATCTTCGTCGACTGGACGCTCTGCCGCGGCCACGGCCTGTGCGCCGACATCCTCCCCGAGGTCTTCCAGCTCGGCGCCGACGGCTTCCCGACGGTGGCGCAGGCGAAGGTACCGGAGTACGCCGAGGCAAAAGCTCTACGCGCGGTGCGTCGGTGTCCGGCGCTCGCCCTGCGCATCGAGGAGGACACGCGCGCGCAGGCGCCTGCCCGCAATCTCCCGGTCCTCTCCCAGGGCCGCGGCCGACGCGCCCTCGGCCGCTGA
- a CDS encoding MFS transporter encodes MLAAQFMALLDVFIVNVAAPTIGSDLDASGADLQLVVAGYAITYSVLLITGARLGDRFGPGRVHLVGLALFTAASLACGLARGSTELIVFRLVQGAGSAVMIPQVLSLIQRTFSGEARVRALGVYSAVLAVGAAAGQVAGGVLVDADLLGAGWRPVFLVNVPVGLVLLVVGGRVLPRGGGLPGRSTADVGAVKERTSGAAARKGARRMDWPGLVLLGAAVSLVTVPLVLGREKGWPLWSWCSLAAGALVFLLFCGAETRLARRGGDPLIAPRVLGHPGMALAVLRVTAVMAVNGGFLFVLTLHVQGGLGFSALRAGLTFAPTAVVFGAVGLTWRRWPASWQRALIPSGFALLALSVVAVGLLFRGGADGGAWLYAAYAGVGAGLALAFSPALAGALAAVLPEDAADAGGLLATVTQLGQLIGVAVFGTLFFNRLESLGALEAYSSSEALLTCMFALATTAALGAVSGLVLRRR; translated from the coding sequence GTGCTGGCAGCCCAGTTCATGGCACTGCTCGACGTGTTCATCGTGAACGTCGCGGCCCCCACGATCGGTTCCGACCTCGACGCCTCCGGCGCCGACCTCCAGCTGGTCGTCGCCGGCTACGCGATCACGTACTCCGTGCTGCTGATCACCGGTGCGCGGCTCGGCGACCGGTTCGGGCCCGGCCGCGTCCATCTCGTCGGGCTCGCCCTCTTCACGGCCGCCTCGCTGGCCTGCGGTCTGGCGCGGGGCAGCACCGAGCTGATCGTGTTCCGGCTGGTGCAGGGCGCGGGATCGGCGGTGATGATCCCGCAGGTGCTCAGTCTGATCCAGCGCACGTTCAGCGGGGAGGCGCGGGTCCGGGCGCTCGGCGTCTACTCCGCGGTCCTCGCGGTCGGCGCGGCCGCCGGACAGGTCGCGGGCGGTGTGCTGGTGGACGCCGATCTGCTGGGCGCCGGCTGGCGTCCGGTGTTCCTCGTGAACGTGCCGGTGGGCCTGGTCCTGCTGGTCGTGGGCGGACGCGTGCTGCCGCGGGGCGGGGGGCTGCCGGGGCGCTCGACGGCGGACGTGGGGGCGGTGAAGGAGCGGACGTCGGGCGCAGCGGCGCGGAAGGGGGCGCGCAGGATGGACTGGCCCGGTCTGGTGCTTCTGGGCGCTGCCGTGTCGCTGGTCACGGTTCCGCTCGTGCTCGGGCGGGAGAAAGGCTGGCCCCTGTGGTCCTGGTGCTCATTGGCCGCCGGAGCCCTGGTGTTCCTGCTGTTCTGCGGTGCGGAGACCCGGCTCGCCCGGCGTGGCGGCGACCCGCTGATCGCGCCCCGGGTGCTGGGTCACCCAGGGATGGCGCTCGCCGTCCTGCGGGTGACGGCCGTCATGGCGGTCAACGGGGGCTTCCTTTTCGTGCTGACCTTGCACGTCCAGGGCGGCCTGGGTTTCAGCGCGTTGCGCGCCGGTCTCACCTTCGCGCCGACGGCGGTCGTCTTCGGCGCGGTCGGGCTGACCTGGCGCAGGTGGCCTGCCTCCTGGCAACGGGCCCTGATCCCGTCGGGGTTCGCGCTTCTCGCGCTGTCCGTGGTCGCGGTGGGGCTGCTCTTCCGGGGCGGTGCCGACGGGGGCGCGTGGCTCTACGCGGCGTACGCCGGAGTGGGCGCCGGGCTCGCGCTCGCCTTCAGCCCGGCGCTGGCCGGGGCGCTGGCTGCCGTGCTGCCCGAGGACGCGGCGGACGCCGGCGGGCTGCTGGCCACGGTCACCCAGCTCGGGCAGCTGATCGGTGTGGCCGTCTTCGGCACACTGTTCTTCAACCGCCTTGAGTCACTTGGGGCCCTGGAGGCGTATAGCTCTTCGGAAGCGCTTCTCACATGCATGTTCGCGCTCGCTACGACAGCTGCCCTCGGTGCCGTGTCCGGACTGGTACTGAGGCGTCGCTGA